In Deltaproteobacteria bacterium, a single window of DNA contains:
- the aspS gene encoding aspartate--tRNA ligase yields the protein MRRWFARRGRSVPCAGNVQRDCQTAAKARPPARLQARPIGRFVLTGAAPGGRVVAEFIRDLKRTHSCGELTSGDVGKEVVLFGWVHNRRDHGGAVFIDLRDRAGLTQVVFEAEEGQKVHDLAQELRYEFCIGVRGKVVSRGSNLNPRLVTGGIEVHATQLTIFNRSETPPFLIEDKLDTAEDKRLRYRYLDLRRAPLQQTLMKRSQMNAVTRQTLNRLGFLELETPYLVKYTPGGARNFLVPARLHPGKFYALAESPQLFKQLFMVAGLERYFQIVKCFRDEDLRLDRQPEFTQIDLEMSFVAQDDVFAVVEELVTALWREVLGVQIPKPFPRMRYEQSMREYGNDKPDLRFGMQHVDLTAIVAESKGAGVPMWQSFSTITPGQIVKALKVPASANFSRTETDKLEEIAKGMGARGLARAKVGDNGEWTQSPLAKSITKEAREAINAATAAEPGDVLLFQFGKESMVHTVLANLRLHLGKRLGLIPEYGTRDPKQTDSWKFLWVVDPPLFEYNDELKHWVAAHHAFTRPHDESIQYLERDPGKVLCYRYDLVLNGFEIGGGSIRLHDPAVQAKVFAAMGISAEEAEQKFGFLLQALRFGAPPHGGIALGMDRLAFLLTGAESLRDVIPFPKTQKGTDLMTDAPGDADPAQLRELHVAVTYKPPA from the coding sequence ATGCGCAGGTGGTTTGCCCGGAGAGGAAGAAGCGTCCCATGCGCCGGAAATGTGCAACGCGACTGCCAAACCGCAGCAAAGGCGCGTCCGCCCGCCCGCTTGCAAGCTCGCCCGATCGGCCGATTCGTGTTAACCGGAGCGGCCCCTGGAGGACGAGTCGTGGCCGAATTCATTCGCGATCTGAAGCGCACCCACTCCTGCGGCGAGCTCACGTCGGGCGACGTCGGCAAGGAAGTGGTCCTCTTCGGATGGGTGCACAACCGGCGCGACCACGGGGGCGCCGTGTTCATCGACTTGCGCGACCGGGCCGGGCTGACGCAGGTAGTCTTCGAAGCGGAGGAGGGGCAGAAGGTGCACGACCTGGCGCAGGAGCTGCGCTACGAGTTCTGCATCGGCGTTCGCGGAAAGGTGGTCTCGCGCGGCAGCAACCTGAACCCGCGCCTGGTCACCGGCGGGATCGAGGTGCACGCCACCCAGCTCACGATCTTCAACCGCAGCGAGACGCCGCCGTTCCTGATCGAGGACAAGCTCGACACCGCGGAGGACAAGCGGCTCCGCTACCGCTACCTCGACCTCCGCCGCGCTCCGCTGCAGCAGACGCTGATGAAGCGCAGCCAGATGAACGCCGTCACCCGGCAGACGCTGAACCGCCTCGGCTTCCTCGAGCTCGAGACCCCGTACCTCGTGAAGTACACGCCCGGCGGCGCGCGAAACTTTCTCGTGCCCGCGCGCCTGCACCCCGGGAAGTTCTACGCGCTGGCGGAGAGTCCGCAGTTGTTCAAGCAGCTGTTCATGGTGGCGGGCCTCGAGCGGTACTTCCAGATCGTCAAGTGCTTCCGCGACGAGGACCTGCGCCTCGATCGCCAGCCGGAGTTCACGCAGATCGACCTGGAGATGTCCTTCGTCGCCCAGGACGACGTCTTCGCCGTCGTCGAGGAGCTGGTGACCGCGCTGTGGCGGGAGGTGCTCGGGGTGCAGATCCCCAAGCCGTTTCCGCGCATGCGCTACGAGCAGTCGATGCGGGAGTACGGCAACGACAAGCCGGATCTGCGCTTCGGGATGCAGCACGTGGATCTGACTGCCATCGTCGCCGAGTCGAAGGGCGCGGGCGTTCCCATGTGGCAATCTTTCTCGACGATCACGCCCGGCCAGATCGTCAAGGCCCTCAAGGTGCCGGCCAGCGCCAACTTCTCGCGGACGGAGACCGACAAGCTGGAGGAGATCGCCAAGGGGATGGGCGCGCGCGGGCTTGCGCGCGCGAAGGTCGGCGACAACGGCGAGTGGACGCAGAGTCCGCTCGCGAAATCCATCACCAAGGAAGCACGCGAGGCGATCAACGCCGCGACCGCCGCCGAGCCGGGCGACGTCCTGCTCTTCCAGTTCGGGAAGGAGAGCATGGTGCACACCGTGCTCGCGAACCTCCGCCTCCATCTCGGCAAGCGGCTCGGCCTCATCCCGGAGTACGGCACCCGCGATCCGAAGCAGACCGACTCCTGGAAGTTCCTCTGGGTCGTCGATCCGCCGCTGTTCGAGTACAACGACGAGCTCAAGCACTGGGTCGCGGCGCACCACGCCTTCACCCGCCCGCATGATGAATCCATTCAGTATCTCGAGAGGGATCCCGGCAAGGTCCTCTGCTACCGCTACGACCTGGTGTTGAACGGATTCGAGATCGGCGGCGGCTCCATCCGCCTGCACGATCCCGCGGTCCAGGCGAAGGTGTTCGCCGCCATGGGGATCTCGGCCGAGGAGGCGGAGCAGAAGTTCGGTTTCCTCCTCCAGGCCCTGCGCTTCGGCGCTCCTCCCCACGGCGGCATCGCGCTGGGAATGGACCGGCTTGCGTTCCTGCTCACCGGAGCGGAATCGCTGCGCGACGTGATCCCGTTCCCGAAGACGCAAAAGGGAACGGATCTGATGACCGATGCCCCCGGTGACGCCGATCCGGCGCAGCTGCGCGAGCTGCACGTCGCCGTCACCTACAAGCCGCCGGCGTGA
- a CDS encoding YHS domain-containing protein: MNSGDSRTKGRSYDPICGAAVESGDRTPSSEYKKRRYFFCSEKCKHEFERAAERIRMQEAARAGALFTHGKVRWGLA, encoded by the coding sequence GTGAACTCGGGCGATAGCAGGACCAAGGGGAGGTCGTACGACCCCATCTGCGGCGCGGCGGTGGAGAGCGGCGACCGCACCCCGAGCAGCGAGTACAAGAAGCGGCGTTATTTCTTCTGCTCCGAGAAGTGCAAACACGAATTCGAGCGCGCGGCGGAGCGCATCCGCATGCAGGAGGCGGCCCGAGCCGGCGCGCTCTTTACGCACGGCAAGGTGAGGTGGGGGCTGGCCTGA
- the recJ gene encoding single-stranded-DNA-specific exonuclease RecJ — translation MRWQFGHGTGRDAVQEGSRLASALGVPAALGRVLWARGYREQAEAERFLEPRLEHLPNPFELKGIEAAVSRVQRALLQGEPICVYGDYDVDGVTSTALLVSVLRKLGGKVDFYVPQRLIEGYGLNAQALAKIASRGTRLVVSADCGVTAVAEVDAAARLGLDVVVIDHHTASQDLPRAVAILNPHQPGCTFPGRELAAVGVAFHLLLALRKRLREAGWFAARPEPNLREVLDLVALGTIADVVPLTGPNRVLVHFGLKELARGGRVGVLALKSVAQLAGEVTAGDVGFKLGPRINAAGRLDDASVGVRLLLSEDAREARVLAEQLDRANAERQELQARIAGEAVAHAEKLGPPEQRRTLVVSSSGWHVGVVGIVAARLVERFHRPALVIAEEGGVAKGSGRSVEGFHLYDALARCAHHLTKFGGHKHAAGITLDTARIGAFADALEAQGREALDAEQLSARLRIDAELHPREIHLELASQLRRLAPFGAGNPEPVFFCRELAAHEVRLLPDKRGAGPGHLKLRLGEAGACAAEEDPTSLDAIGFNLGGTALAVGTRLDAAFQLAIDTWNGAERLQLKLKGVKV, via the coding sequence ATGCGCTGGCAGTTCGGGCACGGAACCGGCCGCGACGCAGTCCAGGAAGGTTCCCGGCTCGCGTCGGCGCTCGGCGTGCCCGCGGCGCTGGGCCGCGTCCTCTGGGCGCGTGGGTATCGCGAGCAGGCGGAAGCGGAGCGTTTCCTCGAGCCGCGGCTCGAGCATCTGCCCAATCCGTTCGAGCTGAAGGGGATCGAGGCGGCAGTGTCGCGCGTGCAGCGCGCGCTGCTGCAGGGCGAGCCCATCTGCGTCTACGGCGACTACGACGTCGACGGCGTGACCAGCACGGCGCTGCTGGTTTCGGTGCTGCGCAAGCTGGGCGGCAAGGTGGACTTCTACGTCCCGCAGCGGCTGATCGAAGGATACGGACTGAACGCGCAGGCGCTGGCGAAGATCGCCTCCCGCGGTACGCGCCTGGTGGTGAGCGCCGACTGCGGCGTCACCGCGGTGGCGGAGGTGGACGCCGCCGCCCGCCTCGGCCTCGACGTGGTGGTGATCGATCACCACACCGCGTCGCAGGATCTGCCGCGCGCGGTCGCCATTCTCAATCCGCACCAGCCGGGATGCACGTTTCCGGGCCGCGAGCTGGCCGCGGTCGGCGTCGCCTTCCACTTGCTGCTGGCATTGCGCAAGCGGCTGCGAGAGGCGGGATGGTTCGCGGCGCGACCGGAACCGAACCTGCGGGAGGTGCTCGATCTGGTGGCGCTCGGCACCATCGCCGACGTGGTGCCGCTCACCGGACCGAACCGCGTGCTCGTGCACTTCGGGCTCAAGGAGCTGGCGCGGGGCGGCCGCGTCGGCGTGCTGGCCCTCAAGTCGGTGGCGCAACTCGCCGGCGAGGTGACCGCCGGCGACGTCGGGTTCAAGCTCGGTCCGCGGATCAACGCCGCGGGAAGGCTCGACGACGCGTCCGTCGGCGTCCGGTTGCTGCTCAGCGAGGACGCGCGCGAGGCGCGCGTGCTCGCGGAACAGCTAGACCGCGCCAACGCCGAGCGGCAGGAGCTCCAGGCGCGGATCGCGGGCGAGGCCGTCGCGCATGCGGAAAAGCTCGGACCGCCGGAGCAGCGGCGGACGCTGGTGGTGTCGTCGTCGGGGTGGCACGTCGGTGTGGTCGGAATCGTGGCGGCGCGGCTGGTGGAACGGTTCCACCGGCCCGCGTTGGTCATTGCCGAGGAGGGCGGTGTCGCCAAGGGGTCCGGGCGCAGCGTGGAGGGCTTTCATCTCTACGACGCGCTGGCCCGCTGCGCGCACCACCTGACGAAGTTCGGCGGCCACAAGCACGCGGCGGGCATCACTCTGGATACCGCCCGCATCGGCGCGTTCGCCGATGCGCTGGAAGCGCAGGGCAGGGAAGCGCTGGACGCCGAGCAGCTCTCTGCGCGGCTTCGCATCGACGCCGAGCTGCACCCCCGCGAGATCCACCTGGAGCTCGCCTCGCAGCTCCGCCGCCTTGCGCCGTTCGGCGCGGGAAACCCCGAACCGGTCTTCTTCTGCCGCGAGCTGGCGGCGCACGAGGTCCGCCTGCTCCCGGACAAGCGCGGCGCCGGCCCGGGGCACTTGAAGCTCCGCCTCGGCGAGGCCGGCGCATGCGCCGCCGAGGAGGATCCGACCAGCCTCGACGCAATCGGCTTCAATCTCGGCGGCACCGCGCTAGCTGTCGGTACACGGCTCGACGCGGCGTTTCAGCTGGCGATCGATACCTGGAACGGCGCGGAGCGGCTGCAGTTGAAGTTGAAGGGCGTGAAGGTCTGA
- the secF gene encoding protein translocase subunit SecF: MEMKYFDLIKPGTTHDFVKYRRIAVVVSLIVNALVLVGVIVWPGLNYGVDFAGGTELQVHFKKPVEPGEIRDLVGHQGFGEPTVQRYGNEAENQFLVRVERIALLTPDKAQQIKASVSQALPGLQSFRFDPEVGDKLDFFFKQAVDENTLRSAVEKQGTPVKEIRQLVAREGAEQEYTVITQGTADKIGAALREKYGQDQVDVVRTDYVGPQVGKQLRVDGILAVVYAIGMILIYVGFRFDFRFSPGVVIALVHDAIITLGFFLVSRHEFNLTSVTVILTVVGYSVNDTIVIYDRIRENARTHKGRPLRDIVNLSINQMLGRTILTSGATALSLLGLLLYGVGTIWDFAAAMLVGIISGTYSTWYIASPMTIWLEEHADQRKAIEEARPKPKKPEQPRTAAAR; the protein is encoded by the coding sequence ATGGAAATGAAGTATTTCGATCTGATCAAGCCCGGCACCACGCACGACTTCGTCAAGTACCGCCGCATCGCGGTGGTCGTGTCCTTGATCGTCAACGCGCTCGTCCTCGTGGGGGTCATCGTCTGGCCGGGCCTGAACTACGGAGTCGACTTCGCGGGCGGCACCGAGCTGCAGGTCCACTTCAAGAAGCCGGTCGAGCCCGGCGAGATCCGCGACCTCGTCGGTCACCAGGGATTCGGCGAGCCCACCGTCCAGCGCTACGGCAACGAGGCGGAGAACCAGTTCCTCGTCCGGGTGGAGCGCATCGCGCTGCTCACGCCCGACAAGGCGCAGCAGATCAAGGCGTCCGTCTCGCAGGCGCTTCCGGGGTTGCAGAGCTTTCGGTTCGACCCGGAGGTCGGCGACAAGCTGGACTTCTTCTTCAAGCAGGCCGTGGACGAGAACACGCTGCGCTCAGCGGTAGAGAAGCAGGGCACGCCGGTGAAGGAGATCCGGCAGCTGGTGGCGCGCGAAGGGGCGGAGCAGGAGTACACCGTCATCACCCAGGGGACGGCGGACAAGATCGGCGCCGCGTTGCGGGAGAAGTACGGCCAGGACCAGGTCGACGTCGTCCGGACCGACTACGTCGGTCCCCAGGTGGGAAAGCAGCTGCGGGTCGACGGCATCCTCGCGGTCGTCTACGCGATCGGGATGATCCTGATCTACGTCGGGTTCCGGTTCGACTTTCGCTTTTCTCCGGGCGTGGTGATCGCCCTGGTGCACGACGCCATCATCACGCTGGGATTCTTCCTCGTCAGCCGGCACGAGTTCAACCTGACGTCGGTGACCGTGATCCTGACGGTGGTCGGGTACTCGGTGAACGACACCATCGTCATCTACGACCGGATTCGCGAGAACGCGCGCACGCACAAGGGCCGGCCGCTGCGCGACATCGTCAATCTCTCGATCAACCAGATGCTCGGCCGCACCATCCTCACCTCGGGAGCGACGGCGCTCTCGCTGCTCGGGCTTCTGCTCTACGGCGTCGGCACCATCTGGGACTTCGCTGCCGCCATGCTGGTCGGCATCATCTCGGGCACGTACTCCACCTGGTACATCGCGAGCCCGATGACCATCTGGCTGGAGGAGCACGCCGACCAGCGCAAGGCCATCGAGGAAGCGCGGCCCAAGCCGAAGAAACCGGAGCAGCCTCGCACCGCGGCGGCGCGCTGA
- the secD gene encoding protein translocase subunit SecD, which yields MDRAWYWKAGLILAVTVFSVWALVPSFTYFRLPAGERNEASVFEKARPKWAPAKHLNLGLDLQGGIHLVMGVEVDRAVREKAVRRAEEIAAEMDRKGVKGADVRGDPDTGIVSVTVPDLDKGKEVIGYFNDMYVRRTSGKTIELAMKDDAVKTLKESAVDQAVKTIRNRVDKWGVSEPTIAKRGDASILVQLPGYSNPEKAKDLIGKTAQLEFKIVDDTDQTVTKLKDLPPGVTLNWDRYNGAGDALVSSPYLESKDRAALVQYLKDKAPSGHVFAIGKVEGRARADATYRSWLLDQKQGMTGEYITDAAVRFDNSPGEGNRPYVEVRFNRTGADLFGKLTKENVKRRMAIVLEDTVDSAPIIQTEIPGGICSIHLGGLKPVNEVVEEARQLVLLLQSGALPAPVRILEERSVGASLGPELIRRGSMAALIGLLAVLAFMAVYYRFSGLVADVALVLNGLVVLAIMAAINSTLTLPGIAGFVLTLGMAVDANVLINERIREELKTGRNIAAAVKTGYDKVFWTIFDGHVTALVAGFVIRAYGSGPVRGFATTLIIGLLASMFTSIVVTRAIVEWFVSHGRLHKAVTF from the coding sequence ATGGATCGCGCGTGGTACTGGAAGGCCGGACTGATTCTGGCCGTCACCGTCTTTTCGGTCTGGGCCCTGGTGCCCAGCTTCACCTACTTCCGGCTGCCTGCGGGCGAGCGCAACGAAGCCAGCGTCTTCGAGAAGGCGCGGCCGAAGTGGGCCCCGGCGAAGCACCTCAACCTCGGCCTCGACCTGCAGGGCGGAATCCACCTGGTGATGGGCGTCGAAGTCGACCGCGCCGTGCGGGAGAAGGCGGTGCGGCGCGCGGAGGAGATCGCTGCGGAGATGGACCGCAAGGGCGTCAAGGGCGCGGACGTCCGGGGCGATCCCGATACCGGCATCGTCAGCGTGACGGTTCCGGACCTCGACAAGGGGAAAGAGGTCATCGGCTACTTCAACGACATGTACGTCCGCCGGACCTCGGGCAAGACCATCGAGCTCGCCATGAAGGACGACGCGGTCAAGACGCTCAAGGAAAGCGCCGTGGACCAAGCGGTGAAGACCATCCGCAACCGCGTAGACAAGTGGGGCGTCTCCGAGCCGACCATCGCGAAGCGGGGAGACGCGTCGATCCTGGTCCAGCTTCCCGGGTATTCCAATCCGGAGAAGGCGAAGGATCTGATCGGGAAGACTGCGCAGCTGGAGTTCAAGATCGTCGACGACACCGATCAAACCGTCACCAAGCTCAAGGACCTGCCGCCGGGAGTCACCCTCAACTGGGACCGGTACAACGGCGCGGGCGATGCGCTCGTGTCGTCGCCGTATCTGGAGTCGAAGGATCGGGCGGCGCTCGTGCAGTACCTGAAGGACAAGGCGCCCTCCGGGCACGTCTTTGCCATCGGCAAGGTCGAGGGCCGCGCCCGCGCCGATGCGACGTACCGCTCCTGGCTCCTCGATCAGAAGCAGGGCATGACCGGCGAGTACATCACGGACGCGGCGGTTCGCTTCGACAATTCACCGGGTGAGGGGAACCGGCCCTACGTCGAAGTGCGGTTCAACCGCACCGGCGCTGATCTGTTCGGGAAGCTGACGAAGGAAAACGTCAAGCGGCGGATGGCGATCGTCCTCGAGGACACCGTCGACTCGGCGCCGATCATCCAGACGGAGATTCCCGGCGGCATCTGCTCCATCCATCTCGGCGGCCTGAAGCCGGTCAACGAGGTCGTTGAGGAAGCGAGGCAGCTCGTCCTGCTCCTCCAGTCGGGTGCGCTGCCCGCGCCGGTGCGCATCCTCGAGGAGCGCAGCGTGGGCGCTTCGCTGGGGCCGGAGCTGATCCGCCGGGGATCGATGGCCGCGTTGATCGGCCTGCTGGCGGTGCTCGCGTTCATGGCGGTGTACTACCGGTTCTCCGGCCTGGTCGCCGACGTCGCGCTGGTGCTCAACGGCCTCGTGGTGCTGGCGATCATGGCCGCGATCAACTCCACCCTGACGCTTCCCGGCATCGCGGGCTTCGTGCTCACCCTCGGGATGGCGGTGGACGCGAACGTGCTCATCAACGAGCGCATCCGCGAGGAGCTGAAGACGGGCAGGAACATCGCGGCGGCGGTGAAGACCGGCTACGACAAGGTGTTCTGGACCATCTTCGACGGGCACGTCACCGCGCTGGTGGCCGGGTTCGTGATCCGCGCATACGGCTCGGGGCCGGTGCGCGGATTTGCCACCACGCTGATCATCGGACTGCTCGCCTCGATGTTCACCTCCATCGTCGTCACCCGGGCGATCGTGGAGTGGTTCGTCTCGCATGGCCGCCTCCACAAGGCCGTGACCTTCTAG
- the yajC gene encoding preprotein translocase subunit YajC, producing the protein MAAVFALLAQAADQQQSPFGAFGLLVPAALFFVIFYFIVMRPQARQQNVHKTFLEKLGKGDEVITSGGVVGRVDRVAGDLVFVEVANNVKLRVLKAQIQGPYKTVEESKPAEEPAKK; encoded by the coding sequence ATTGCCGCCGTGTTTGCCTTGCTCGCCCAGGCCGCCGATCAGCAGCAGTCGCCCTTCGGCGCGTTCGGATTGTTGGTGCCCGCTGCACTGTTCTTCGTGATCTTCTACTTCATCGTCATGCGCCCGCAGGCTCGCCAGCAGAATGTCCACAAGACCTTCCTCGAGAAGCTGGGGAAGGGGGACGAGGTGATCACCTCCGGGGGCGTGGTCGGCAGGGTGGACCGCGTCGCCGGCGACCTGGTGTTCGTCGAGGTGGCGAACAACGTGAAGCTGCGCGTGCTCAAGGCGCAGATCCAGGGGCCGTACAAGACGGTCGAGGAATCCAAGCCGGCCGAAGAGCCCGCCAAGAAATAG
- a CDS encoding DUF4388 domain-containing protein gives MDHRSFHLAAVHELVAGGTGFTPVLWGELSGLPLSDLLSVLAHGRQTGLLLVRGRDASERALGVVKGQVTWAASSATDERDIREVGFGLVRLHHGQFTFIRTPEGVLPEGEGESATELLLEGMHRLDEETRRAGTGRAAS, from the coding sequence GTGGATCACCGCAGCTTCCATCTCGCCGCCGTGCATGAGCTGGTGGCAGGCGGTACCGGGTTCACCCCCGTCCTGTGGGGTGAGCTCTCGGGATTGCCACTGTCCGATCTACTGAGTGTACTTGCCCACGGCCGGCAGACGGGCTTGCTGCTGGTGCGGGGGCGCGATGCGAGCGAGCGGGCGCTCGGTGTCGTCAAAGGCCAGGTCACCTGGGCGGCATCGTCGGCGACCGACGAGCGGGACATTCGGGAGGTCGGGTTCGGGCTCGTCCGTTTGCATCACGGCCAGTTCACCTTCATCAGGACACCGGAGGGCGTCCTGCCCGAAGGCGAAGGCGAGTCCGCCACCGAGCTTCTCCTGGAAGGAATGCACCGGCTGGACGAAGAGACCCGCCGCGCGGGGACCGGGCGCGCCGCGAGCTGA
- the tgt gene encoding tRNA guanosine(34) transglycosylase Tgt translates to MKFTVTHTDGTARRGKLLLRHGEVDTPQFMPVGTAASVKAIAPDDLQRIGAQIVLANTYHLLLRPGPALVAEMGGLHRFMSWDRNVLTDSGGFQVYSLAEQRRITEEGAVFRSHLDGSRQELTPESATRIQLQLGGDVLMAFDECPPSQSPRSYHEESLARTTRWARRCKETWLLEDPRSDRALFGIVQGGLHQDLRVRHAQEIAALDFPGNALGGFSVGEEPQAMWEGIERAAPLLPADKPRYLMGVGTPEDLLRCALAGIDLFDCVLPTRVARNGLLFTRRGRLQIKAARYARDPGPPDPECRCYTCATFSRAYLRHLFAAQELLAFRLNSIHNLTWYLDLMKGVRDAIERREAGKYASSILERFTGGE, encoded by the coding sequence ATGAAGTTCACCGTCACCCATACCGACGGCACCGCGCGCCGGGGCAAGCTCCTGCTCCGGCACGGAGAGGTCGACACGCCGCAGTTCATGCCGGTGGGGACCGCCGCGTCCGTGAAGGCGATTGCTCCCGACGATCTGCAGCGCATCGGCGCGCAGATCGTCCTGGCGAACACGTACCACCTGCTGCTTCGTCCTGGCCCCGCGCTGGTGGCGGAGATGGGTGGACTGCACCGGTTCATGTCCTGGGACCGCAACGTCCTCACCGATTCGGGCGGCTTCCAGGTCTACTCGCTTGCCGAACAGCGCCGGATCACCGAAGAGGGCGCCGTCTTCCGCAGTCACCTCGACGGCAGCCGGCAGGAGCTGACTCCGGAGAGCGCGACGCGCATCCAGTTGCAGCTCGGCGGCGACGTCCTCATGGCCTTCGACGAGTGCCCTCCTTCGCAGAGCCCGCGCTCGTACCACGAGGAGTCGCTGGCCCGGACGACGCGGTGGGCGCGGCGGTGCAAGGAGACCTGGCTCCTGGAGGATCCGCGGAGCGACCGCGCCCTGTTCGGGATCGTCCAGGGCGGGCTCCACCAGGACCTGCGCGTCCGCCACGCGCAGGAGATCGCCGCGCTGGACTTTCCCGGCAACGCGCTCGGCGGGTTCTCCGTCGGCGAGGAGCCGCAGGCGATGTGGGAAGGAATCGAGCGCGCCGCGCCCCTGCTGCCGGCGGACAAACCGCGATACCTGATGGGCGTCGGCACCCCGGAAGATCTGCTGCGCTGCGCGCTCGCGGGCATCGACCTCTTCGACTGCGTGCTGCCCACCCGCGTCGCGCGCAACGGCCTGTTGTTCACGCGTCGCGGGCGCCTCCAGATCAAGGCCGCGCGCTATGCGCGCGATCCCGGGCCTCCCGATCCGGAATGCCGCTGCTACACCTGTGCCACGTTCTCCCGCGCCTACCTCCGGCACCTCTTCGCCGCGCAGGAGCTGCTCGCGTTCAGGCTGAACAGCATCCACAACCTCACCTGGTATCTCGATCTCATGAAGGGGGTGCGCGACGCGATCGAACGCCGCGAGGCGGGGAAATACGCGAGCAGCATTCTGGAAAGGTTCACCGGGGGGGAGTAA
- the queA gene encoding tRNA preQ1(34) S-adenosylmethionine ribosyltransferase-isomerase QueA, with protein sequence MGRGRGAGERRRSRHVPAANGRLRDRRSGRQRVGYRSALVDVAEFDYELPEELIAQAPLPERDASRLLFLPRTEGALQHRAVRELPGLLRPGDVLVVNDARVIPARLHGHKEGSGGKVELLLVEPLAEGEWLALGQASKPLREGMRVDVLGTSIGIARVLGGGELVVRLPLHGDALWDFLDRCGELPLPPYIRHAPGPTDRERYQTVFARERGAVAAPTAGLHFTPALVEALRSRRIVVAPITLQVGPGTFLPVRSARVEDHRMHRERYFVPEETARALQGAGRVIAVGTTALRTLEACGGRPGPGATDLFITPGYEFRMVDGLFTNFHLPKSTLFMLVAAFAGLDRIKSAYREAIAARYRFFSYGDAMLIA encoded by the coding sequence ATGGGTCGAGGACGGGGTGCTGGCGAGCGCCGCCGAAGCAGGCATGTGCCTGCCGCAAATGGGCGTCTACGAGATCGCCGATCAGGTCGACAACGCGTAGGTTATAGAAGCGCCCTCGTGGACGTCGCCGAATTCGACTACGAGCTGCCCGAGGAACTGATCGCGCAGGCGCCGTTGCCGGAGCGCGACGCTTCGCGGCTGCTGTTCCTGCCGCGCACCGAGGGCGCCCTGCAGCACCGGGCCGTGCGCGAACTTCCCGGCCTGCTCCGCCCGGGCGACGTGCTGGTGGTGAACGACGCGCGCGTGATCCCGGCGCGCCTGCACGGCCACAAGGAAGGCAGCGGCGGGAAGGTGGAGCTGCTGCTGGTCGAACCGCTCGCGGAGGGAGAATGGCTCGCGCTCGGGCAAGCATCCAAGCCGCTGCGGGAAGGGATGCGTGTCGACGTCCTCGGCACCTCGATCGGGATCGCGCGGGTCCTGGGCGGTGGCGAGCTGGTCGTGCGCCTGCCGCTGCACGGCGATGCGCTGTGGGACTTCCTCGATCGGTGCGGCGAGCTGCCGCTGCCGCCGTACATCCGGCACGCTCCAGGGCCGACGGATCGGGAGCGTTACCAAACCGTGTTCGCGCGCGAGCGCGGCGCCGTGGCGGCGCCCACCGCCGGGCTGCACTTCACTCCGGCGCTGGTGGAAGCGCTCCGCTCCCGGCGCATCGTCGTCGCCCCGATCACGCTGCAGGTGGGTCCGGGCACTTTCCTGCCGGTCCGTTCGGCGCGCGTCGAGGACCACCGCATGCACCGCGAGCGGTACTTCGTTCCTGAAGAGACCGCGCGCGCGTTGCAGGGCGCCGGGCGCGTGATCGCGGTCGGAACGACGGCGCTGCGGACGCTCGAGGCCTGCGGCGGCCGCCCCGGACCTGGAGCGACCGACCTGTTCATCACGCCGGGGTACGAGTTCCGGATGGTGGACGGCCTCTTTACCAACTTCCATCTGCCGAAGAGCACGCTCTTCATGCTGGTCGCGGCCTTTGCCGGACTCGACCGGATCAAGTCTGCCTACCGCGAAGCGATCGCCGCCCGCTACCGCTTCTTCTCCTACGGCGACGCGATGCTGATCGCATGA